In Hamadaea flava, a genomic segment contains:
- a CDS encoding M15 family metallopeptidase, translating to MCAPEVVSSSTRSAARTTAAPRWRDGGRAACLLAVAALVGYVLSGCSGAPAGPEADKPTQTAAASPTASTESPSPVPTRIGNATAAPSWLGTRVLPVGPQGFAAAQQTPTELRNRSIVTVDDLPPPADGRFHATVQAVPAGVLARSSWTKDCPVAAADLRYITVSFRGFDGLAHTGELLANSRAADDLVTVFQRLFAVGFPIERMRISSAAELNAPPTGDDNTTEAFACRPVRGQNGWSQHAYGLAVDLNPFQNPYHKGEIILPELATAYLDRADARPGMVQPHTQAVRAFAAIGWKWGGDYRSLKDYMHFSATGG from the coding sequence ATGTGCGCCCCCGAAGTCGTCTCGTCGTCCACCCGCTCCGCGGCCCGCACGACTGCTGCTCCTCGGTGGCGCGACGGCGGCCGGGCGGCGTGTCTCCTGGCCGTGGCTGCGCTCGTGGGCTACGTCCTATCCGGCTGTTCGGGCGCCCCGGCCGGCCCGGAAGCGGACAAGCCGACACAAACCGCGGCCGCTTCGCCGACCGCGTCGACCGAGTCTCCAAGCCCTGTGCCCACTCGCATCGGCAACGCGACCGCCGCGCCGTCATGGCTGGGAACGCGAGTGCTCCCGGTAGGGCCGCAGGGGTTCGCCGCCGCCCAGCAGACGCCGACCGAGCTGCGTAACCGGTCGATCGTCACCGTCGACGACTTGCCACCACCGGCGGACGGCCGCTTTCACGCAACCGTCCAGGCGGTACCGGCTGGCGTACTCGCTCGGTCCAGCTGGACCAAGGACTGCCCGGTCGCCGCGGCCGACCTGCGCTACATCACAGTGAGCTTCCGCGGCTTCGACGGACTCGCCCACACCGGAGAGCTGCTGGCCAACTCTCGGGCGGCTGACGACCTGGTCACCGTGTTCCAGCGACTCTTCGCAGTGGGCTTCCCGATCGAGCGTATGCGGATCTCCAGCGCCGCAGAACTGAACGCACCGCCGACCGGCGACGACAACACCACCGAGGCGTTCGCCTGCCGACCGGTACGCGGCCAAAACGGGTGGTCCCAGCACGCCTACGGCCTCGCCGTGGATCTCAACCCGTTCCAGAACCCGTACCACAAAGGCGAGATCATCCTGCCGGAACTCGCCACCGCCTACCTCGACCGAGCCGATGCGCGACCCGGAATGGTGCAACCCCACACGCAGGCTGTCCGGGCCTTCGCCGCGATCGGATGGAAGTGGGGCGGCGACTATCGATCCCTGAAGGACTACATGCACTTTTCTGCCACCGGCGGCTAA
- a CDS encoding VOC family protein, with translation MTAIGVDWRVVDGVATAWFDAPSLIEGAALARRILDVSAEIVVDLRATGMRVRLASDEHAQAVSAAARDLGLVANPAVLQHLSVVIESADPSVVRRFWRRVLDYAPGEDGGLADPLRRDPAVRIRRSTEPRPLRNRIHLDVVRPAAAVEQVGLGEASGPFGVCHRDPDGNEVDLVPGAVLGERSETADWQVVFSAMACYRITSPTQQGDLAAAAAALAYDARFPLLVDLRPGLMIIDSGKDQWGDDAHGLELDFTDFAANLQTAARELGATADLRLPRFAQLFLDAADVAAVRAFWVAALGYTHDRRAGVTDIHDPRRLNPVLVFQKLDASETQRRKQRNRIHFELAVPSDLAQTRLATTVAAGGRLLDESKDRWRVADPEGNEVVIVSGA, from the coding sequence ATGACAGCGATCGGAGTGGATTGGCGGGTGGTCGATGGCGTTGCGACGGCATGGTTTGACGCGCCGTCGTTGATCGAGGGGGCTGCGCTGGCCAGGCGCATCCTGGACGTATCGGCCGAGATCGTGGTCGACCTGCGTGCGACAGGCATGCGGGTGCGCCTCGCCTCAGACGAGCACGCCCAGGCGGTTTCGGCGGCCGCTCGGGATCTTGGGCTGGTCGCAAACCCTGCAGTGCTGCAACACCTGAGCGTTGTGATCGAGTCCGCGGACCCGTCTGTGGTGAGGCGGTTCTGGCGGCGCGTGCTCGACTACGCGCCGGGCGAGGATGGGGGTTTGGCGGATCCGTTGCGGCGCGACCCCGCGGTACGGATCCGGCGGTCGACCGAGCCGCGGCCATTGCGAAACCGTATCCACCTCGACGTGGTGAGGCCAGCCGCGGCGGTCGAGCAGGTGGGTCTTGGTGAGGCATCGGGACCGTTCGGGGTCTGTCACCGTGACCCCGACGGTAACGAGGTCGACCTGGTGCCGGGCGCAGTACTCGGCGAGAGGAGCGAGACAGCCGACTGGCAGGTGGTGTTTAGCGCGATGGCGTGTTACCGCATCACCTCGCCGACGCAACAGGGTGACCTGGCCGCCGCAGCAGCGGCGCTAGCCTACGACGCGCGCTTCCCGCTGCTGGTCGACCTGCGCCCGGGGCTCATGATCATCGACAGCGGTAAGGACCAGTGGGGGGACGACGCCCACGGCCTCGAGCTCGACTTCACTGACTTCGCCGCAAACCTCCAGACTGCTGCCCGCGAACTCGGGGCCACTGCGGATCTGAGGCTGCCGCGCTTCGCTCAGCTCTTCCTCGACGCCGCCGACGTCGCCGCAGTACGCGCGTTCTGGGTCGCCGCACTCGGATACACCCACGACCGGCGAGCCGGAGTTACCGATATTCACGATCCGCGGCGGCTGAACCCAGTGCTGGTGTTCCAAAAGCTCGACGCATCGGAGACGCAGCGGCGCAAGCAGCGCAACCGCATCCACTTCGAGCTCGCGGTGCCGTCGGACCTCGCGCAGACGCGCCTCGCCACGACCGTCGCAGCTGGTGGCCGGCTCCTTGACGAGTCGAAGGATCGCTGGCGGGTCGCCGACCCCGAAGGCAACGAAGTTGTGATCGTCAGTGGGGCATGA
- a CDS encoding DUF5713 family protein, which translates to MCDRIEAEQPADLAALYAITHAATEEFNDLEEAFGQAGSEIETVARDAIGTDFHFIATATGSLTPS; encoded by the coding sequence ATGTGTGACCGCATCGAAGCCGAACAGCCCGCGGACCTTGCCGCGCTCTACGCGATCACGCACGCGGCGACCGAGGAGTTCAACGACCTTGAGGAAGCTTTCGGCCAGGCGGGCAGCGAGATCGAGACCGTTGCCCGCGACGCGATCGGCACGGACTTCCACTTCATCGCAACGGCTACTGGTTCGCTGACGCCGAGCTGA
- a CDS encoding TetR/AcrR family transcriptional regulator, whose amino-acid sequence MRKKLLDTSPQERADAAANRQRILAAAEQLFAAQGPSITMSDLATAAGVGRGTLYRRYPDVASVAVALLDVHERALQQQLLSGPPPLGPGASPDERLTAFYAAMVDLLEQHLPLALGAELGAARFSTGAYGFWRTFVASQVREAGVREDTLPDVLLAPLSPEVYQYQRHVRKQSVADIKKALGRLAAVLKIDRT is encoded by the coding sequence GTGAGGAAGAAGTTGCTCGACACATCGCCGCAGGAGCGAGCCGACGCGGCCGCGAACCGACAGCGCATCTTGGCCGCCGCCGAACAACTCTTCGCTGCTCAGGGGCCATCGATCACCATGTCGGATCTCGCCACCGCCGCCGGCGTCGGACGAGGCACGCTCTATCGGCGGTATCCCGACGTCGCCTCGGTCGCCGTTGCCCTGCTCGACGTCCACGAACGAGCATTGCAGCAACAGCTTCTCTCCGGTCCGCCGCCACTCGGTCCCGGTGCCTCACCCGATGAACGGTTGACGGCCTTCTACGCGGCCATGGTCGACCTGTTGGAACAGCATCTGCCGCTCGCACTGGGAGCCGAACTAGGCGCCGCCCGTTTCAGCACCGGCGCCTACGGGTTCTGGCGAACCTTCGTCGCCTCACAGGTTCGAGAGGCGGGTGTACGCGAGGACACACTCCCCGACGTGCTGCTCGCTCCACTCTCCCCCGAGGTCTACCAGTATCAACGGCACGTACGGAAGCAGTCAGTCGCGGACATCAAGAAAGCACTCGGTCGCCTTGCAGCGGTTCTCAAGATAGACAGAACTTGA
- a CDS encoding aldo/keto reductase has protein sequence MRNATITIAGYEVGRVGYGTMQLTGPKALGSPVDPEACKEVVRSAVAQGVRLIDTSAYYGPEIANRLLAEALSPYPDEVLIATKVGARRTPDGGFTADATPEAIRGAVHDNLRQLRIDRLSLVHARYMPDSTIPFEDTVGVLADLKDEGLVAHVGVSNVSLDLFERARTVTPIASVENEFRLGLDAGRDVLDAATQLGIPYLAFRPLGNGLLARLDSPLRALAQAAGVSPATIALAWILDQSPTTAVIPGSAVSEHQAANLAALSFELTGDLRTELARLDLS, from the coding sequence ATGCGGAACGCGACGATCACCATCGCCGGCTACGAGGTGGGACGCGTCGGTTACGGCACGATGCAGCTCACCGGACCGAAGGCGTTGGGAAGCCCCGTCGATCCCGAGGCCTGCAAGGAAGTAGTTCGCAGCGCGGTTGCACAGGGCGTGCGGCTCATCGACACGTCCGCGTACTACGGTCCCGAGATCGCGAACCGGCTGCTCGCCGAGGCGCTCTCCCCCTACCCCGACGAGGTCCTGATCGCGACGAAGGTGGGCGCTCGCCGAACCCCCGACGGTGGCTTCACCGCCGACGCGACGCCGGAGGCGATCCGTGGCGCGGTGCACGACAACCTTCGCCAGCTCCGCATCGACAGGCTGTCGCTGGTCCATGCGAGATACATGCCAGACAGCACAATCCCGTTCGAGGACACCGTCGGCGTGCTGGCCGACCTGAAGGACGAAGGGCTGGTCGCCCATGTCGGAGTTTCGAACGTTTCGCTCGACCTGTTCGAGCGTGCTCGGACGGTCACGCCTATCGCGTCGGTAGAGAACGAGTTTCGTCTAGGACTCGATGCCGGTCGAGATGTTCTCGACGCCGCGACACAACTGGGCATCCCGTATCTGGCGTTCCGCCCGCTCGGCAACGGCCTTCTGGCCAGGCTGGACTCGCCGCTTCGGGCCCTCGCGCAGGCCGCCGGCGTATCTCCGGCAACGATCGCCTTGGCCTGGATTCTCGACCAAAGCCCAACAACGGCGGTCATTCCCGGCTCGGCGGTGTCTGAACATCAGGCGGCCAACCTTGCTGCGCTGTCGTTCGAACTCACCGGCGACCTGCGAACCGAACTCGCCCGGCTGGACCTCTCGTGA
- a CDS encoding DMT family transporter, with product MSIGWIAIVAAGVLEIAWAHSIRLTEGFTKLLPTVVCGALTIAVLLILNVAMKTVPVGTAYAVFVGIGALGTAIVGMIWLHEPVSPLRSLALALIVGGVVLLRLTDVNTATT from the coding sequence GTGAGCATCGGCTGGATCGCCATCGTCGCGGCTGGAGTCCTGGAGATCGCGTGGGCGCACAGCATCCGACTGACGGAAGGCTTCACCAAACTGCTCCCGACGGTCGTCTGCGGCGCACTGACCATCGCAGTCCTCCTGATTCTCAACGTCGCGATGAAGACCGTTCCCGTTGGCACCGCCTACGCGGTCTTTGTCGGCATCGGCGCTCTCGGCACCGCGATCGTCGGAATGATCTGGCTCCACGAACCCGTCAGCCCTCTCAGATCGCTCGCACTCGCGCTCATCGTGGGCGGCGTGGTCTTGCTTCGACTAACCGACGTCAACACTGCGACCACATGA
- a CDS encoding immunity protein Imm33 domain-containing protein translates to MAVSRDVTLEQVELCRRFEVLPVAASAVGNTGVSRSMLSRGPGGGSWRSGLSSANWPVYGIRHALEGGTTGWYLWTGEYSEADDFYVPWHTAHLHERWPEVVPYLALPPGWGFVIAPGYEDVWFDPTRV, encoded by the coding sequence ATGGCCGTATCCAGGGACGTCACACTCGAGCAGGTAGAGCTCTGCCGCCGCTTCGAGGTCCTGCCCGTCGCGGCGTCCGCGGTGGGGAACACCGGGGTATCGCGCAGCATGCTGTCTCGCGGGCCGGGTGGCGGGTCGTGGCGTAGTGGGCTGTCGTCGGCGAACTGGCCGGTTTACGGCATCCGGCACGCCCTCGAAGGTGGGACCACCGGCTGGTATCTGTGGACCGGCGAATACTCGGAGGCGGACGACTTCTACGTGCCGTGGCATACCGCGCACCTGCACGAGCGGTGGCCGGAGGTCGTGCCGTATCTCGCGCTGCCGCCGGGCTGGGGGTTCGTCATCGCGCCCGGTTACGAAGACGTGTGGTTCGACCCGACCCGTGTCTGA
- a CDS encoding HIT family protein, with amino-acid sequence MFNHAPADYVCPFCRLVTGGEDEWRTQRDVVRRVELATAFVSPRWWPKNHGHVMIVPNAHYENLYDLPSRYGHAIHDLAREIAIAIRQTYGCAGTSLRQHNEPAGNQDRWHYHMHVFPRYIGDELYFTHPQQDFTPADERLPHANKLRAYLESP; translated from the coding sequence ATGTTCAACCACGCACCGGCCGACTATGTGTGTCCCTTCTGCCGACTGGTGACGGGTGGTGAGGATGAATGGCGAACGCAGCGTGACGTCGTGCGGCGCGTCGAGTTGGCTACCGCGTTCGTCTCGCCCCGATGGTGGCCGAAGAATCACGGTCACGTGATGATCGTGCCAAACGCCCACTACGAGAATCTGTATGACCTGCCGTCCCGCTACGGGCACGCGATCCATGACCTGGCACGCGAGATCGCGATCGCCATCCGGCAGACCTACGGCTGCGCTGGAACGTCTCTACGCCAGCACAACGAGCCTGCCGGAAACCAAGACCGGTGGCACTACCATATGCATGTCTTCCCGCGGTACATCGGAGACGAGCTCTACTTCACTCACCCGCAGCAGGATTTCACCCCGGCCGACGAGCGCTTGCCGCACGCGAACAAGCTACGCGCGTACCTCGAGTCGCCATGA
- the argG gene encoding argininosuccinate synthase — translation MSKVLSSLPVGERVGIAFSGGLDTSVAVAWMREKGAVPCTYTADIGQYDEPDIASVPGRAMSYGAEIARLVDCRAALVEEGLAALACGAFHIRSAGKVYFNTTPLGRAVTGTLLVRAMLEDGVQIWGDGSTFKGNDIERFYRYGLLANPSLRIYKPWLDADFVGELGGRKEMSEWLLDRDLPYRDSTEKAYSTDANIWGATHEAKSLEHLNTGIEIVEPIMGVRFWDPEVGIAPEDVTIGFERGRPVTINGKEFPSAVDLVREANHIGGRHGMGMCDQIENRIIEAKSRGIYEAPGMALLHAAYERLVNAIHNEDTLASYHSDGRRLGRLLYEGRWLDPQALMLRESLQRWVGTAVTGEVTLRLRRGDDYSVLDTTGPAFSYHPDKLSMERTEDSAFGPTDRIGQLTMRNLDIADSRAKLEQYAQVGLVGGTPHPALIGVTQPAATELIGAMPEGGAEAIASRGVVPSDDELLDYAAMESGTD, via the coding sequence GTGTCCAAGGTTCTCTCCTCCCTGCCTGTCGGCGAACGCGTCGGGATCGCCTTCTCCGGCGGACTCGACACCTCGGTAGCGGTCGCGTGGATGCGCGAAAAGGGTGCAGTCCCGTGCACCTACACCGCCGACATCGGCCAGTACGACGAGCCCGACATCGCGTCGGTGCCCGGTCGCGCGATGTCCTACGGCGCGGAGATCGCCCGCCTGGTCGACTGCCGGGCGGCTCTGGTGGAGGAGGGGCTCGCCGCCCTGGCCTGCGGGGCCTTCCACATCCGGTCGGCGGGCAAGGTCTACTTCAACACCACCCCGCTGGGCCGCGCGGTCACTGGCACCCTACTGGTACGCGCGATGCTCGAGGACGGCGTGCAGATCTGGGGCGACGGCTCCACATTCAAGGGCAACGACATCGAACGGTTCTACCGGTACGGACTCCTCGCCAACCCGTCGCTGCGCATCTACAAGCCGTGGCTGGACGCCGACTTCGTCGGCGAGCTGGGCGGCCGCAAGGAGATGTCCGAATGGCTGCTCGACCGGGACCTGCCGTATCGGGACAGCACTGAGAAGGCGTACTCCACCGACGCCAATATCTGGGGAGCGACCCACGAGGCCAAATCGCTCGAACACCTGAACACGGGTATCGAGATCGTCGAGCCCATCATGGGCGTGCGGTTCTGGGACCCGGAGGTCGGGATCGCACCCGAGGACGTCACGATCGGCTTCGAGCGAGGACGTCCCGTCACGATCAACGGCAAGGAGTTCCCCTCCGCGGTCGACCTGGTCCGCGAGGCGAACCACATCGGCGGCCGCCACGGCATGGGCATGTGCGACCAGATCGAGAACCGGATCATCGAGGCCAAGAGCCGTGGCATCTACGAAGCGCCGGGCATGGCGCTGCTGCACGCCGCATACGAGCGCCTGGTCAACGCGATCCACAACGAGGACACCCTAGCCAGCTACCACAGCGACGGCCGGCGGCTCGGCCGCCTGCTGTATGAGGGTCGCTGGCTCGACCCGCAGGCGCTCATGTTGCGCGAGTCGCTGCAACGCTGGGTCGGCACCGCAGTCACCGGTGAGGTGACACTGCGGCTGCGCCGCGGCGACGACTACTCCGTCCTGGACACCACCGGCCCCGCGTTCAGCTACCACCCGGACAAGCTGTCCATGGAACGGACCGAGGATTCCGCGTTCGGGCCGACCGACCGCATCGGGCAGCTGACGATGCGCAACCTCGACATCGCCGACTCGCGCGCCAAGCTTGAGCAGTACGCCCAGGTCGGCCTGGTTGGCGGCACTCCTCATCCGGCCCTGATCGGCGTTACCCAGCCGGCCGCGACGGAGCTGATCGGCGCGATGCCCGAAGGCGGAGCCGAGGCGATCGCGTCCCGGGGTGTGGTGCCAAGTGACGACGAGCTGCTCGACTACGCCGCCATGGAGTCCGGCACAGACTGA
- a CDS encoding dihydrofolate reductase family protein has product MTALYTWDVFSTLDGYGSFTEGADWGGYWSKQGPELLAHRAALFDTEQRMVFGATTFRETAGIMAAGTDPNTLDEWNVRTLRMPATVISSTLTDTLGWPDATIVSGDAVEIVARLKEASDVPLRSQASLSLNWALMAAGLVDRLQVTIFPVISGRTGKSPILGGAGDFDLELLESRTLDGHTQELVYRPTVH; this is encoded by the coding sequence ATGACCGCGCTCTACACCTGGGACGTCTTTTCCACGCTCGACGGCTACGGCTCGTTCACCGAAGGCGCCGACTGGGGCGGCTACTGGAGCAAGCAGGGCCCCGAACTACTCGCGCACCGAGCCGCCCTGTTCGACACCGAGCAGCGCATGGTGTTCGGGGCCACGACCTTCCGGGAGACCGCCGGGATCATGGCCGCGGGCACCGATCCCAACACGCTCGACGAGTGGAACGTCCGCACTCTGCGCATGCCGGCGACGGTCATTTCCTCGACGCTGACGGACACGCTCGGCTGGCCGGACGCGACCATCGTGAGCGGGGACGCCGTGGAGATCGTCGCCCGGCTCAAGGAGGCGTCGGACGTACCTCTGCGGTCTCAGGCCAGCCTGTCGCTGAACTGGGCGCTGATGGCCGCCGGCCTCGTCGACCGCCTGCAGGTGACCATCTTCCCCGTCATCTCCGGCCGGACCGGGAAGAGCCCGATCCTCGGTGGCGCGGGCGACTTCGACCTCGAGCTACTCGAGAGCCGGACGCTCGACGGCCACACGCAGGAACTCGTCTACCGCCCCACCGTCCACTGA
- a CDS encoding M81 family metallopeptidase, with product MGPLAPIQPGGLVRPRIGIGGISIESSTFSPHVSGDEAFTIREGDELLGYYPFLDEGRELREAAEWVPIHHGRSLPGGPVAPETYQRMKSAIVEGIHSAGPFDGFFFDIHGAMSVVGLDDAEGDLAFAVREILGPDTLVSTSMDLHGNVSRALLDQVDLITCYRMAPHEDWMNTKERAVHNLLERLRGEHGTDPLERRPFKAWLQVPLLLPGEKTSTRLEPARGIYAEVPLIESLDGVVDAAIWVGYAWADEPRCQAAVVVTGDDREVIAREAERLAHRYWDARAEFVFVGPTATLGDALDRALAEGAARPYVISDSGDNPTAGGAGDVSWTLGELLARDDLRDGSRQVITASIFDAAAVAGAVAAGVGATVTLEIGGRIDPGPRGPVPITGEVRAIVDGDPDAGTQVVIRAGSVDAIVTERRKPFHYLRDFRMLGLEPETADIVIVKIGYLEPELYELAGDWTLALTPGGVDQDLLRLGHHRLGPGVYPFDADADADEPALTAVVTRRGDDRPC from the coding sequence ATGGGCCCGCTCGCCCCGATCCAACCGGGCGGCCTCGTACGCCCCCGCATCGGCATCGGCGGCATCTCAATCGAATCGAGCACCTTCTCGCCGCACGTGTCAGGCGACGAGGCGTTCACGATCCGCGAGGGCGACGAGCTCCTCGGGTACTACCCCTTCCTCGACGAGGGGCGCGAACTCCGCGAGGCCGCGGAGTGGGTACCGATCCACCACGGCCGGTCGCTGCCGGGCGGACCCGTCGCACCCGAGACGTACCAGCGGATGAAGTCCGCGATCGTCGAGGGCATCCACTCAGCCGGCCCCTTCGACGGCTTCTTCTTCGACATCCACGGCGCGATGAGCGTCGTCGGCCTGGACGACGCCGAGGGGGACCTCGCCTTCGCGGTGCGCGAGATCCTTGGCCCCGACACGCTCGTCTCGACCTCGATGGACCTGCACGGCAACGTTTCGCGTGCCCTGCTCGACCAGGTCGACCTCATCACCTGCTACCGCATGGCGCCGCACGAGGACTGGATGAACACCAAGGAGCGCGCCGTGCACAACCTGCTCGAGCGGCTGCGCGGTGAGCACGGCACCGACCCGCTCGAACGCCGGCCGTTCAAAGCATGGCTGCAGGTGCCGCTGCTCCTGCCCGGCGAGAAGACGAGCACCCGGCTGGAGCCCGCGAGGGGCATCTACGCCGAGGTGCCGCTGATCGAGTCGCTCGACGGCGTCGTCGACGCCGCGATCTGGGTCGGCTACGCCTGGGCCGACGAACCGCGCTGCCAGGCTGCCGTCGTGGTTACCGGCGACGATCGCGAGGTGATCGCCCGCGAGGCCGAGCGTCTGGCCCACCGCTATTGGGATGCCCGCGCCGAGTTCGTGTTCGTCGGCCCGACCGCCACGCTCGGCGACGCCCTCGACCGTGCACTCGCGGAGGGCGCCGCGCGTCCCTACGTCATATCGGACTCCGGCGACAATCCGACCGCCGGGGGCGCCGGGGACGTGTCATGGACCCTCGGCGAACTGCTCGCCCGCGACGACCTCCGCGACGGCTCGCGGCAGGTCATCACCGCATCGATCTTCGACGCGGCCGCGGTCGCGGGGGCCGTCGCCGCCGGCGTCGGCGCGACCGTGACGCTCGAGATCGGCGGGCGCATCGACCCCGGCCCGCGCGGTCCAGTGCCGATCACGGGCGAGGTGCGCGCGATCGTCGACGGCGACCCCGATGCCGGCACGCAGGTCGTGATCCGCGCGGGGAGCGTCGACGCCATCGTCACCGAGCGGCGCAAACCCTTCCACTACCTGCGCGACTTCAGGATGCTCGGCCTCGAACCCGAGACCGCCGACATCGTGATCGTGAAGATCGGCTACCTCGAGCCCGAGTTGTACGAGCTCGCAGGCGACTGGACGCTCGCGCTGACCCCGGGCGGCGTCGACCAGGACCTGCTGCGGCTCGGCCACCACCGCCTCGGGCCCGGCGTCTACCCCTTCGACGCCGACGCCGACGCCGACGAGCCTGCGCTGACCGCCGTCGTGACCCGCCGCGGAGACGACCGACCATGCTGA
- a CDS encoding PadR family transcriptional regulator translates to MPLDAARNSLVLPILGLLVEQPAHAYEVTARLETRYPHLKVRRSSVVTLLKSLTDGGLLHAGEPESVANRPARTTYQPTDAGINLFRVRVREALTETTPASADFLTAVAYLGILPTAEAIAVLRARVERLRHETPVIPLGLPEIQMIEVHYWLRILATEITWLTETADRLAGGDLEVLA, encoded by the coding sequence ATGCCGCTGGACGCCGCCCGCAACAGCCTCGTACTCCCGATCCTCGGCCTCCTTGTCGAGCAACCCGCCCACGCCTACGAGGTCACCGCGCGCCTCGAGACCCGCTACCCCCATCTCAAAGTCCGTCGCAGCAGCGTGGTCACGCTGCTGAAGTCGCTGACCGACGGCGGCCTACTCCATGCCGGCGAGCCGGAAAGCGTCGCCAACCGCCCTGCCAGAACCACCTATCAGCCCACCGATGCCGGAATCAACCTGTTCCGTGTGCGCGTCCGCGAAGCGCTGACCGAGACCACGCCCGCCTCGGCCGACTTCCTCACCGCCGTGGCGTACCTGGGAATCCTGCCCACGGCTGAGGCGATCGCCGTGTTGCGCGCCCGCGTTGAACGCCTGCGGCACGAAACGCCAGTGATCCCGCTCGGCCTGCCCGAAATCCAGATGATCGAGGTTCACTACTGGCTGCGCATACTGGCCACCGAGATCACCTGGCTGACCGAGACCGCCGACCGACTCGCCGGCGGCGACCTGGAGGTGCTCGCATGA
- a CDS encoding lyase family protein, with amino-acid sequence MTAGNTTDEPVPTTPTIAEAAGKAIRFTDYNLPDAGIRPLFTTESVWQAWLDVEAALARAQAKIGIVPAEQAAAIEDAARLSRMDIQRVRRALAEQEHPLMPLISELVRVAGDEAGGYVHWGATSQNVMQTGHALLLKRAHAIVSRLHADVVAVVADLAEDNADMLMAGRTHGQHAVPITFGFKAAGWLDELVRAHQRNNVAIQACLTVMMGGAVGTFAALGEPGPHVQELIAEDLGLDPMPVPSRALLDPFAGYVSALAVASATAARICADVATLMQTEFGELSEPVPDGSVGSSTMPHKRNPKLTYDVFQLSAEIRALAPAAMEALVRPSEADGAATALMTDILERSLIAMGDLLVRLRRILGGLEIFPDRMRENIRLTAGLISSEAIMIALAEFVGRDRAHAIVYDNATQAALAGGDFLDLLGRDPRVSDQLDPARLRQLLDPAAHTGLASTIARDTAWRARQYLSDRTTIPA; translated from the coding sequence ATGACGGCCGGCAACACGACCGACGAACCGGTTCCGACCACACCGACCATCGCCGAAGCAGCAGGCAAGGCGATCCGGTTCACTGACTACAATCTGCCCGACGCCGGCATTCGGCCGTTGTTCACGACTGAGAGCGTCTGGCAGGCGTGGCTCGACGTCGAGGCGGCGCTCGCGCGAGCCCAGGCCAAGATCGGCATCGTCCCGGCTGAGCAGGCCGCAGCCATCGAAGATGCGGCTCGGCTGAGCCGCATGGACATCCAGAGGGTACGCCGCGCGCTGGCGGAGCAGGAGCATCCGCTGATGCCGTTGATCTCGGAGCTGGTCCGGGTCGCCGGCGACGAGGCCGGTGGCTACGTCCACTGGGGAGCCACGTCGCAGAATGTCATGCAGACTGGACACGCGCTGCTGTTGAAGCGGGCGCACGCCATCGTCTCCCGGCTGCACGCCGACGTTGTCGCCGTCGTCGCCGATCTTGCCGAGGACAACGCGGACATGCTCATGGCCGGTCGTACGCACGGCCAGCACGCCGTGCCGATCACGTTCGGGTTCAAGGCGGCGGGCTGGCTGGACGAACTCGTCCGGGCGCACCAGCGCAACAACGTCGCCATCCAGGCGTGCCTGACAGTGATGATGGGCGGTGCGGTCGGAACGTTCGCCGCCCTGGGAGAGCCGGGACCCCACGTCCAGGAATTGATCGCCGAAGACCTCGGCCTCGACCCGATGCCCGTGCCGTCGCGGGCGCTGCTCGATCCCTTCGCCGGGTACGTCTCCGCGCTGGCAGTCGCCTCCGCGACCGCAGCCCGGATCTGCGCCGACGTCGCCACCTTGATGCAGACGGAGTTCGGGGAACTGAGCGAGCCAGTGCCCGACGGTTCCGTCGGCAGTTCCACCATGCCGCACAAGCGCAATCCGAAGCTCACCTACGACGTCTTCCAGCTGTCGGCAGAGATCCGCGCCCTCGCCCCGGCTGCGATGGAAGCGCTCGTCCGGCCGAGCGAGGCCGACGGGGCAGCAACCGCCCTCATGACCGACATTCTGGAACGATCGCTGATCGCCATGGGAGATCTGCTGGTGCGGCTGCGCCGCATCCTCGGCGGGCTGGAGATCTTCCCGGATCGCATGCGGGAAAACATCCGCCTGACCGCCGGTCTCATCTCCTCGGAGGCGATCATGATCGCGTTGGCCGAGTTCGTCGGCCGGGATCGCGCCCACGCCATCGTGTACGACAACGCGACGCAGGCGGCCCTCGCCGGTGGCGACTTCCTTGACCTCCTCGGCCGCGACCCTCGCGTGAGCGACCAGCTCGACCCGGCCCGCCTACGGCAGCTCCTCGATCCCGCCGCCCACACCGGGCTCGCCTCAACGATCGCGCGCGACACCGCCTGGCGCGCCCGGCAATATCTGAGTGATCGCACCACAATTCCCGCATAG